One endosymbiont 'TC1' of Trimyema compressum genomic window, TGCTCCTATAGTGTGGCGACCTACAACATCCGTTCTAATAATTGGGCTAGCACCATCATTTTCTGAGATATGAATAGCAAATGTACTTAAGCAATCCTCTAAAACAGGCATATTTTTTTCAATATGTGATTTTGAGTTCATACCTAATTTAGCTGTTGAGCCACCTGCAACAACAACAACATTTTTATAAACTCCCCGCTTTAACTAAAGCAGCAGCTTCAACTAGAGCATGAGCTGGTCCAGCACAGAAACTTCTTGTGTCGTTACCTGTAGCATTATTACAGCCACAAATTTCACCAATAGCTTTAGCAATATTACCGCCACCTCTTTGGTTCATATCACCGCAAGCTTCTTCAGAACACTCAATAATATAATCAACTTGCTCAGGTCTTAAGTCAGTCTTATTAAATAACTGTAATAAATTAGCTGCACAAGATGCTTTACTAGCAAGGTTTTGAAACATTACATGACTTGTTAAAACAGCATCAAACTCATGAGCTTTTTTAACACAACCAACTAAACGACCAGCATAATAAATGCCTTCAGCATCTTCTTCTTTAACTAAACGTTCGATTTCTTCAAATTTTAGACCTTCGCCATCTAATTTTTCAAGATGTTTTTCCATTACATTAAATTCTTCTTTTTTCGAAAGCTTAGCTTTTGTTGACGCTTGGAAACCATCCTCTAGGAGAACTAAACCAAATACATCGACAGCCTTCATTAAACCTATTAACTCATTTTCATAGTAAATAGCACCAAAACGGCCTTCTCTTGAAGAAGTTGATAACGAATTACCATACCAAGGTTGTTTATGACATCTTAATTGTTATGGTGTTCCATTTCCTATATAAACCTGATTTGGCACATATTTAACAAATTCGTCGTAGTTTCTCAAACACTTCTTCAAATTTTTAACATGCTCAGAATCAGGATGTTTTAGCAACTCTGTTGTTTGTGTTGTACCCTGATGAATTGTCATAGTTGGTGCATTAAACAAACTATATGATGCACTTTTGATTACTGGAAAACTCATTATAAGATTCCTCCTTTATTCTTAAAAATAAGGGGATACCAATCATTTGAATTGGTTTCCCCTTTAAACATCACGTATTAATCTTCAAATACTGTTTGTTCTGTCACTTCAGTTTGAAGTGCTTTTAGTGCTTCTCTGACTAACTTTCTTCTCAATTCCTTTTCTTCTTTTTCACCTAAAGCTGGATTGCCTAATGGGTAAGGAATAGCTACAGTAGAAACAATTCTATTAGCTCCAACTGTCATTGAAATTGGTACTACTGGAATAACTCTATCTAAGCCATCGTTTGCATAAACTGGATCAAAACCACCATGAGCAGTTTCACCATTTGAAGGATTTAAATCATCAATACCTTCAATGCTATATTTACCATATTTAGATGCACTAGACGCCTCAATACGATCTGGATTCCCTTTCGGAACTGGTCCCCCAGATGAAACGATTGCTATTTTTGCTTTTGTAATATCTTTAATTGGCGGTGCTGGATCAACTCTATCAAAAACAGGTATTTCATACTCTGTTTCAAAAACTTCACCTTTTAATTTCTTCACCAATAAATCTACAGCTCTTTTAGCACCTTTTTTCACAGAATAAATTTTTACGCAAACCTCGTGGTAATTAACCTTCTTCTGCTGGAGTGCCAAGAGTTTCACCTACTACTAGTTTCAAAACAATAGCAGACATAATTTTAAGTGCATCTTTCATTGTTGCAGCTGAGTTACCAGTTGCTACAATTAGTGCATCTTTCTTATACATATCAGCACCAGGGTTTTCTTCATACATACCACTGATTACCGGAATGTTTAAGGTCTCTGATACTGCTTTGCAAACAGCACCACAAGCTACGCCATAACGACCAGCGTTAAAGGCAGGGCCTGCAATAAAAATATCTGGATTTTCTTCTTTAATCATTCCCAATATTTTTCTGTAGCTTCTTCAATATTTTCATTGAAGTAAGTATCACCACAGATAATGGTAGATGTAATGGTTGCTTTATCTCCAAAAGCAGCTTGAAGTCCCATTCCTGGTCCTTTTACACCTGCTATTTTTTCCGGAGCATAATCTGTTTTATCTTCACCACCAATACCACCATAAAACTGGTTAATGTAATGGACTATTTTCACTCCCAAGGTTCTCCCTCCTTTTATTTTTGGATTACCTATTTTCTAAATGATTTTACTGCTTCGCATAATGTATCCACATCAAGTACCATTTCCATCATACCTGCTTGCTCATCATATACTTCGGCATCAACTCCATCTTTTAATTCAAAAATGTGATATACTTCAAGTCCCAACTGAACTCCTGCTAATGGACCTGCATAAGAGGGGTCACCTTCTGTTACTGTTTCAGCAGCTAGAGCAGCAGCTTCTGCCTCTCCTGCACCTAATACAACAACTAAGTCTTTACCATACTCTTCAGCTAAATCTTTGATTCTAGCTTGATTTTCTAAGTCCATAGCACCTGCGCTTGTTCAAACAAAGCATTCTGTTGTAGCTAGTACTACGTCAGCGCCGGCTGTTTTAACAATTTCAGCAATAGCATCTCCTGGAACACCATCACGGTCTCCAAGGATAGCCACTTTTTTACCTTTTAACACGGCCTTTTCCTCCTTTGATTTCCTCTTCTATAATATTTATTCTGGTTAGTATGTTCTTGCAGAAAGATATCCGTAGCCTACTTCACTTGTTGCTCCAGTGATTACCTGGATTTCAGCAGTAATACTACCATCTTTACTTAGACTTCCTTGGAAGCCACCTGCAATTACTTCTGGCTACTTCTGGATATCCAATTACAGTATCCATTGCAGGCAAGTGAACAATCTCGTTGGCATTTCCACCAGTCACAATTGCATCGCCTACAGGTGTAGAGTCAGCAAGTGATTGAGAACCACCATCTTGACCAGCATATTCATCAGTAATTAATACTGTCTTAACACCTTTTTTAGTGATTTTATTACAGTTCATTACTAAATCAGCATCTGGATTACCAAAGCCTTCTTCAGAAATAATTACTGCATCAGCTCCTAAAAATTCAACTAATTTAGCCGTCATATTTGAAGAACGTTCTTTATCCATAAGTGTAAAATTTAAATTTGTAATGATACATCCTAAGAAATTATAGTCCTTACCATGACGCTTATACAGTTCTTCAATTATAGGATGATTCATATGCACATAGCTAGGATTTTTATCACAAGCAGAAACACAGTTACCACTAACGATAGCGCCATCAAACACTTCTGTTGGATATAGGAAAGTAGGCATAATCTTCTTTCCATCTACACCATACACATAAGTATCGTGTAATAATCCTTGAGTTTGTAGCATATACACATAAAGTACCTTTGGTAAATCTGGGTACATTTGCGCTTGCTCCAAAATCGGTTTTGTCTCATAGGTTTTAATTTCATCAGGCTTGACGTCTTTACCTGCTTTACCTACATAAATGTTTGCTCTGAAACCAGCTAGTCGAACAATCTCTTCACGCTCGTGTTGTTTTACGCCATCAATAGGCTCTATTTTTAACACAATGTTGTTTGTTTTAGAAAATGGTGTATATTCAGCTCCTGGGCCACTCATATCGACAATACCTTCTTGGAATCCAACGATGCGACCGGTAGTCACAATGGCTGCTCCCTTAAGAACGTGAGTCGTTCCATTCCCTACTTGTTCAACGCCACTCATAAATCCTGGGAAAATGCCTCCGTCGCCTTCCACTTTTATGCGGGGCTCCATAACATCTTTAACAGGAATAATGCGTATCTTTTCGCCTGGTTTTGCTAGGTAAACTTCCACAGAAGCTACTCTCTCATCTTCTTTAGCTACTTGGATTAACTCTTCCTCATTAATAAAAAGAATGCCATCCTTCACTTCTGTAGACTTTCCAAACTGAACATCCTTAATCATAATATTTCCTACATTCAGTTGCAAAACCTTCACCTCCTTTAGATTTAATATATACTCAGCTTTTTCAAGTATTGTAAACCTTTACATTTAGTAATATACTAAACGGTACAGACCGTTCTTCAGACCCTCTAGTCCAGTCTAAAGCAATCCCAAATCAATGGTTTGAAAATCATAATCAATTTTCTCCAATTCAGCCTCAGACCAATGGCGAATAGGCTTCTTGAATTTTGCTGCTGTACCAATGGCGAATAGGCTTCTTGAATTTTGCTGCTGTACCAATGGCATTCTCTATTAGTTTTAGAGAATTAAAGTTAACTGGCCCTGTACTTATATCTAAAATAATTGACTTGTACTCTGTTTCATGGGGCTTAACGCTCCCTGTCAAAGGATGACTGATTAAAGCATGTCCTTCATGAACAAAATCTCGAACTCTGTTTAAAACACTATCGAAATCTCCTTCTACAAAGTAGGCTGGATATGCCTCTTTAACTAATTTATTATTCGTTACAATAAAAACTTTTTTAATCATAATCAAACCCTTGTGAATTATTTTACAACCTAATTCAAAAATAAAACTCCCTTTCCATAGGCAAAAATGACTTGAAAGAAAGTTCATTGTTAATAATAGAATCGTAATTTTTTCTTCAATTGCAATTGTAACATTTACAATAAAAAGTAAATGCTTTCTTAGGGATTTACATAAAGTTTTTCTATGTTCATTATCCTTATTTCTTATTCTTTTTATGGGTGATTTTATTCTCTTCACCCTTTAACAGCTTCTTAATATTACTCCTATGTTTGATAATGATAAATAAAGCAACGCCAATACCTGCTAAGCGCACTATAAAGTTAATATGAAGTCCAGAAATCCACTCAGGAATAATTAAAATAATAATCCCTACAACAGCAGCTGTCATCGAGGCTAAAGAAACATACTTAAATAACAACAGACATATCGCAAAAACCACTAACACAATAGCAATTTGTATAGGCGCTAAAAACATAAAAATACCTGCACCTGTAGCAACCCCTTTACCTCCTTTAAACTTAGCAAAAAGAGGATAACCATGACCTACAACAGCAAAAAGACCTGCAACTAAAGCTACAATCTCTCCACCAATATAGAAGCCCATTAATGTAGCAAAAAAGCCTTTAAACATATCACATGCAATAACGCAAACGCCCCATTTAGTGCCCAAGACACGACCTACATTTGTGCCCCCTAAATTACCGCTACCATGCTCTCTTACGTCAATACCTTTGACAGCCTTGCCAATTATTAATGCAAATGGGATTGAACCTAATAAATAACCTATTAGCGCTCCAATTATATAGCCAATTACAGTCATTTTTTATTCCTCCTATTTATACAAAAAACAGGACCAGGGTTCTGATCCTGTTTTAGTTTTTTAGCCCACTATTTTAATTTTACTTTTTTCAACAATATATGTTGCAGGCATTAATTGATTTAGCACCTCAATTGATTCATCTCTAATAAAAGCTTCTATAATCTCTTTTCCAAGAGGATCTAAATCTTCAGTTAAAAACGGTCTTAACTCTTCTTTAAAGAAATTAGTCAAGATGCTGGCACCTTTTTCAAAACCATCTTCGCCAATATACTTATACTTCTGCTCTTCAACATTTAACAATCTTGTTGGAATTTCTTTACTGTCAAGTTTCACACGCTTCATACTATATCCTAATACAGGATGACCCTGATCATGAAGCTAACTTCTTTTGAAAGGTGCTTGACCTCTTCGAGATAAATATTCTCTTGAAGGCCATTCAGCTTTAAAGCCAACTTTATAGCTACCAATATGTTGATTTGGAATTAAAACATAACGGGTTTCTGGTGTGCTTACCATTTGATGAAGCAAAATATTAGCCTAATCTAAACGTTTGCCTTTGGCAAATGGCCAACCAATAGGAACCGACCCCTCGCTACCCATAGAAGTAGTTTCAATAATACTAGGGTTTCCGTAACCTCTTGGTGCAACTAAACGCCAGAGCCATGCAATAGCTGGTGGTAAAACATGAAATAGTCCAACAACTCCATAGCCTACTCTATCTTTAGTTGTAGGTGGTGTACGCAAACCAAAACTTCTTAAGTCAACCTCCACTATATCATCTTTAGTCGCTCCAAAATATTCTCTTGGAACTACTACTCGAGGATTGGAACATGGTTTGCCAGGCTCATACATAATATGCTCCCAAATTAATGCAGTAGACTTTGGAGCTGCATCAATATTCAGAAAAATCATGGGGCCTTTTGGATGAATTGTTAAGCGCTCTAAATCAGGCTCAGAGCCATACTCTTTTATATGGTCCACTCTTTAAAAACCAACCGGATTCAGCATCAGTAACTACCATTTTTTTGCCATTTTGAATAGCAGGTGGTGTAAGTGCCATATCATCCAGTTACAGGTTTTAATTTTGAGTTGTCATTTAAATCAATATATATACGATCATGATTTATAAGATCTTCTCCTAAAAGAACGCTACCATCAATCTCCCTAGTTATTTGCTCAAGCATTTCACCTTTTACCACCAATTTCACTTTTACCACCACCAGATGCACCTTCATGCATAATAGTATAGGTATTTTCATAAGGTGTTGTAACTTGAACCGTAGAAGCATGAAGAGTATTCCACCCTTCCTTCTCAGCAAAATCCAAAAGAATACTGTAAACACCTTTTTTGGCACTAGGACCTGGGTAAAGATTATAAGAAAACACTTCATGCAAGCCCTCTTCTCTATTGTGGACAACAACCTGCTTACCATGGCAATAAGTATGTCTAAATGGTGGAGCGACATACATAATCCCTTTAGGTTCAAAATTATCTTCTAATTCATCTGCTGGAATAAAATCTTGGATGTCGGCTAATGCCCCAGCAAAAAATGCAGCATTAGCAAGTACTAGAGGAATTGAAGGATAACCAAATTTCTTCCCACCAGATATAAATGGCATTGCAATCACACTATCTAATGTTTTAAACCACTCAATAGTATCTTGCCTTAATTGATCAAAAGACTCACCAAAACGATGTTCAAAAGTTTCTTTATCGGTAGGCCTGTCCATCTGCAATCACCATACAATTAGGATCTCTCCGTCTCATGTAACGATCTGTATAATTAATAGCCAATCCATTTTTACACTGCGCAACTGTACATTCCACTACTTTGCCAATACCTGGAATTGTATAGTAAACTTCAAAAAAATCATTGGATTTACAATCATTTCCCAAAGCTAAATTAAAAAGCTCTTCTCTGCTTTTAGGGAAAATAATCTCTGTTGACTCAAATATAGATTGAGTTTCTTCAGGTAATGTTATTTTTTCATTATATCTTTCATTTAAACTATCTCCTTCTCCTCAGCCTTAATATAAAGGCTAAGTGTTATTTGCCTTGCTGGTACTGTTCAAACGATTATACCTAAGTATAAATTCTTCAAAGTCCAGTTTGAAATTATTATTACCAGCATCTATGAAAATTAGAGATTCAAAAACTTTAGCTGACAAACTTTCCCCAGTTACTTCATAAGTTACTACTGCTCTTGAAGCTCCTTTTGCCTCAATTTTCTTGACACTTTTAATCTCATAATCTTTGCCATTAACCAAGTCAAACAAAGCTTTTAAATAGGCTTGATTAGTACTGTTCATTATATCCATGTCACTTGAAATATATAAACCTTGAGGACTCTTCAAAAAACTGGCCTCATCTGTATTTTTTATTTCGCTGAATAAAGACATGGCTACTGCTTCTGTAGGCAACGGTGCTTCAACATCATTTACATTTACAATATTATTAATCAAAGTAAACATTATAACTAAAAGCAAAGCAAGTAAAGCAATTAATCCAAAAATCATCTTCCAGAGTTTTTTACTAGTTTTTTTATTTTTCTTTGTTCTTGCTGTCATTTCCATTGTTGCATCATCTAAGACATTATAGTCATCTTTTTTGCGACTCCTAGACCCCTTTCCCCTCTGGCTTTTCATCTTCCTATTTGAAATTCCTCTTCCTTTTTTTTCTTTGCTCTTAAAAAAAGTGTTTTCAATGGTATCTTCTTTATCAAAGATACCATTGAATGTTGTTTCTTCTGTTGAATGAAGAGGATCTTCCAATACATCTTCTAAAGCACTGTAATATTCGTCTTTACTTCTGCTATTTAAAGGCTCATTGCCTAACTTCTTTTTTAAGAAAGAATAATACTCATCATCTGATTCCTTTTTTATTTGATTTAATTCATCTCTAGGGATTGCCCATTTATCGTTTTTAGTATGTTCATCTCCCAAAAATTCCTTAACCAGATCATCATAATTTTCAATCTTCTTGCTTTCTTTACTATATTTACTAGTAACTTTATCTGTTTTTCGAATAAGAAAATCATCACTTGCACCACAGCGAACACAATAAACTGGTGTTGATTCAAATTCTTTTCCACAATACTTACATTTTTTCACTGACATGCCCCTTTATGTAAAATAAATAACTTTTTATATTAGATTAGTTTAATTACTTTACAATTATAATATTTTTTTTCTAATTTATCAAATACTCCCTTTACATTGCTTAATATATTCGCTATAATCACTAATATAATCTTGATTATACTTATCTTGATTATATTAATAAAAATTAAGGTAATTTAGGTTATAATATGTTTATTGGAAGAAAAAATGCTCTACAATCACTAGAAGATAAATATGATGAAAACAAAGGCCACTTAATTGTTGTCTATGGAAAAAGAAGGCTGGGTAAAACTGCCTTTCTCAAAGAGTTTTCTAAAGATAAAGAACACTTTTTCTACATGTGTCGTGAGACTATTGATTCTGAGCAGATAAAATTATTTTCAGAAGAAATACTCGAAGATCATCCCATACGTTCTTTTATTTCAACATTTGATGATTGGGAAAAGGCTTTCATGTTTTTAGTCAATGAAGCCAAAGAGAAAAGAATATTGATTGTAATCGATGAATTTCCTTATTTAGCCCAAAGCAATAAAAGTGTGCTTTCAACACTTCAAAGCGTCTGGGATAATCACGGAGATAACACAAAACTAATGTGTATCTTAACGGGTTCTTCCCTTTCCTATATTGAAGATGAAATATTAAGTGAAAAAAGTCCTCTTTTCGGTCGGACTACTGGCGCAATTAAAATAGATGCTCTTACTTTCAAGGAAAGTCAAGGCATTTTAAATCAATTTAATATTGAAGAGCAGATAGCCTATTTTAGCTTTCTAGGGGGAGTTCCCCGCTATTTGAAAGGAATGAATCCAGAGAAATCAATCAGCGAAAATATCGACGATCAATTTCTCAATAAGTTCTCATTCCTATATCAAGAAATTGATTTTCTTATCCGAGAAGAACTGAGAGAGCCATCTACCTACTACGCCATCCTAGGTGCTGTAGCAAATGGCGCAAGTAAAATTAGAGATATTGCCGAAACAACCCAACTGGATAAAACTAAAATAAATGTCTATATAAAAAATCTAATTCAATTAAACATCCTCTATAAAAAAGTTCCCCTTCTACTTCCAGAAGAGAAGGTCAATCAACATAGAAGTCTGTACTTATTTAAGGAACCCTATTTTAAATTCTACTTTAGATTTATTGTTCCAAACTTATCCTTACTAGAAAATGACACAACCCACGAAGTTTTAAATAAGCGGATCATGCCTTATATAGACAATTACATTGAAGAGGATTTTCAACAAATAGCTATTGAACATTTAAAAGAATTAAATGGGAATAATAAACTCCCTCATGTCTATCAACAAATTGGTGATACTTGGAATGACAAAGTTAAAATACCAATATTTGGTTTCACCAATGATGATTGGGTTTTAGCTGGCAAAGCTTTTTATAAGCGACTACCAACAATGAAAGACATTGACATCATCAAACAAGACTTAGCAATTTATACAAAAGATTCTCAGAAAAAAACTGACTACTTCTTTTTCATCAACATGATATTGTCAGATGAATTAGAAACAATCAGTAAATTAGATGAACATATACACTTTATAAAAATTAATTAGAATTGAAAGGGGTGGAGACCTGTGACTGTCTATAGTAAACCATTATCCAACCATATTGTCGAAGAGAAACATAGGGGTGTGTTTCAGAATAATGATACGTTAACTGAATTTTATGATGCTCTGAGTGTTCCTAAATTAATCCAGGAAGCAGAGCGACTAAAATTCAGTAAACATTTTACTATGGCAGCTCAGGTGCTTCAAATTGCCCAAAAAAAAATGTATAAAAACAAAGAGAAGCGTTTAGATTATCTTCTGAAATATCCTATGTACTTACAACTTTGTGGTAAAGAGTACAGTGGATGGATGGAATTTTTTTTCATCAAAAAGCTTCTCTTCTCTTACGAGAAAGACAATGAAATCACATTGAGTGAATTACTCTTTTATGAGTCAAAAATTTCAAATGTAATGTCAATCTTTCAAGAGAGAAAAAAAGAATATGCAAGCACTATTTTTTACACACTACGTTCCTATATAGAAACACTGCTTTCCTTGCACCACAATATTATTCAACAAAAGGAGCAAGAGTTTTTAACTACAGACGAAAATTTAAAAAAATCATTTCGTGGCTTAAGTACTCAAGGAGAACATTATTTGAAACTAAAGCAAGCATCTTTTCAAATTGTTTCAATGTTGGCAACCCCCTTACATAGAATCGGTTATTTGCCACTGCTTGAATCCTACTTTGATTTAACAAAAGAAACCTTAAAAGATATTCCGAATATTGATTACTTAACTTTGGAAGAACAAGTACAAGAAATATTTAATAATTATAAAAGAATGGATGAAGTATTTTAAATACTTCATCCATTCTTATCTTTACTTTATTGACATAAATGTTTGCGCAGTAATTACTCTCCAAATAATTCGTCTAATGTAGCATTTAACTCTTTCGAAATACCTTTGCAAATTCTTAAACTAGGATTGTACTTTCCTGCTTCAATTAAATTAATGGTCTGTCTAGTAACACCAATTCTGCCTGCCAAGTCTTTTTGGGAATATCCAAAGCGTATTCTGGCTTCACGAATTTTTTCTCTTTTCATCGCTCTCTTCTCTCCTCGCTATAATAATAATGATAAATTCATTCCCTAAAAATATTATATATTATTCTTTTTTTATTTTCAAGTTGTTTCGGCAAAAATATGAAGATAATTATTCTTTTATTGGCTTTTTCCTTGTTCAAACTTTAATCCCCTTAACTTTAATGCTATAATAATAAGTGAAAAAAATAACAATATGAAAGGGGATTAACCAATGAATCCTATGTTACAAAAATTGATTGACCAAGAATTTATGACAGAAAATGAAGCCAACTATCTTGCAGATGCAATTAAAGATGGCGATACTATCATTATCTCTGGTCACAGAGGACATGGTATTTTACCTTTATTGGCGTCTCTAGGTGCCACAGCTAAAGAATTTTATTCTGTAAAACCTGTACGCAATATTGACACAGATCTTCAAGATGAAAATGCAGATGTTTTTTTAATTGGAGATTTGAAAGATGTAAACTATAGTGAAGCCCTTGTAAAAGCCTTCTCTATTAAAGATAAATCTGTTATTACAATTAAGGATGCGGAGCACAGCTTTTCAGTTATGAAAGTTTTAATA contains:
- the grdA gene encoding glycine/sarcosine/betaine reductase complex selenoprotein A — its product is MLKGKKVAILGDRDGVPGDAIAEIVKTAGADVVLATTECFVUTSAGAMDLENQARIKDLAEEYGKDLVVVLGAGEAEAAALAAETVTEGDPSYAGPLAGVQLGLEVYHIFELKDGVDAEVYDEQAGMMEMVLDVDTLCEAVKSFRK
- a CDS encoding GrdX family protein, with the protein product MKRIKSPIKRIRNKDNEHRKTLCKSLRKHLLFIVNVTIAIEEKITILLLTMNFLSSHFCLWKGSFIFELGCKIIHKGLIMIKKVFIVTNNKLVKEAYPAYFVEGDFDSVLNRVRDFVHEGHALISHPLTGSVKPHETEYKSIILDISTGPVNFNSLKLIENAIGTAAKFKKPIRHWYSSKIQEAYSPLV
- the plsY gene encoding glycerol-3-phosphate 1-O-acyltransferase PlsY, with amino-acid sequence MTVIGYIIGALIGYLLGSIPFALIIGKAVKGIDVREHGSGNLGGTNVGRVLGTKWGVCVIACDMFKGFFATLMGFYIGGEIVALVAGLFAVVGHGYPLFAKFKGGKGVATGAGIFMFLAPIQIAIVLVVFAICLLLFKYVSLASMTAAVVGIIILIIPEWISGLHINFIVRLAGIGVALFIIIKHRSNIKKLLKGEENKITHKKNKK
- a CDS encoding ATP-binding protein, yielding MFIGRKNALQSLEDKYDENKGHLIVVYGKRRLGKTAFLKEFSKDKEHFFYMCRETIDSEQIKLFSEEILEDHPIRSFISTFDDWEKAFMFLVNEAKEKRILIVIDEFPYLAQSNKSVLSTLQSVWDNHGDNTKLMCILTGSSLSYIEDEILSEKSPLFGRTTGAIKIDALTFKESQGILNQFNIEEQIAYFSFLGGVPRYLKGMNPEKSISENIDDQFLNKFSFLYQEIDFLIREELREPSTYYAILGAVANGASKIRDIAETTQLDKTKINVYIKNLIQLNILYKKVPLLLPEEKVNQHRSLYLFKEPYFKFYFRFIVPNLSLLENDTTHEVLNKRIMPYIDNYIEEDFQQIAIEHLKELNGNNKLPHVYQQIGDTWNDKVKIPIFGFTNDDWVLAGKAFYKRLPTMKDIDIIKQDLAIYTKDSQKKTDYFFFINMILSDELETISKLDEHIHFIKIN
- a CDS encoding helix-turn-helix transcriptional regulator; its protein translation is MKREKIREARIRFGYSQKDLAGRIGVTRQTINLIEAGKYNPSLRICKGISKELNATLDELFGE